In Sporichthya polymorpha DSM 43042, a genomic segment contains:
- a CDS encoding SDR family NAD(P)-dependent oxidoreductase translates to MDRHVLITGASRGIGYALARECRSRGARVTMLAANPDRIAKAAAEVGGTPLAIDLSDLDRVAAVLPEAEAANGPVDVLVNNAARMGMGPLARLDAQTLRDVLTTNLLAPAELSRAAAAAMVPRRRGAIVAVSSLAGEMALRNIPAYGSSKAGLSYLTRALQRELAGTGVCAQLVLLGGVDTDLLRENQADPVAGPASVRLAKVVPTPSADVVGRRIADHIVSGRRRTLVLPAAATGAVALRHSLTALSDLLLKGLPRSL, encoded by the coding sequence ATGGATCGTCATGTCTTGATCACCGGCGCGAGCCGCGGCATCGGTTACGCGCTGGCCCGGGAATGCCGCTCCCGGGGAGCGCGGGTCACCATGCTCGCGGCGAACCCGGACCGGATCGCGAAGGCCGCGGCGGAGGTGGGCGGAACTCCACTGGCCATCGACCTGTCGGACCTCGACCGGGTCGCCGCGGTCCTGCCCGAGGCGGAGGCCGCCAACGGCCCGGTCGACGTGCTGGTCAACAACGCCGCGCGGATGGGGATGGGACCGCTGGCGCGCCTCGACGCGCAGACGCTGCGGGACGTCCTGACGACGAACCTGCTCGCGCCGGCGGAGCTCTCACGGGCCGCCGCGGCCGCGATGGTTCCCCGCCGCCGCGGGGCGATCGTCGCGGTCTCGTCGCTCGCGGGGGAGATGGCGCTGCGCAACATCCCGGCCTACGGGTCGAGCAAGGCGGGCCTGAGTTACCTGACGCGCGCCCTGCAGCGCGAACTCGCCGGCACGGGCGTCTGCGCGCAACTGGTGCTGCTCGGCGGCGTCGACACCGACCTGCTCCGGGAGAACCAGGCCGACCCCGTGGCCGGTCCGGCCTCCGTGCGACTGGCCAAGGTCGTCCCCACGCCGAGCGCGGACGTGGTGGGGCGGCGCATCGCCGATCACATCGTCTCCGGCCGCCGCCGGACGCTGGTGCTGCCGGCCGCCGCGACCGGCGCGGTGGCGCTGCGGCACTCGCTCACGGCCCTGTCGGACCTGCTCCTGAAGGGACTCCCGCGTTCACTATGA
- a CDS encoding PEP-utilizing enzyme: MIDPLDGDWDPTAYWSTSNVGEAVPGVLTPLNWSLWKRGGEAGLRAALVAVGALERRHGRVPLRDRNRVMGLFHGRLAANVDFMGRMGDRLPATSGAAIAEQLLGRLPEDFVSRPTSRRLPAIAAAYPRAAAAAPKEVRRVHDATGPWWSSHIARAPRLNRDEARALWRLAADRFVVAMSTHITCVFATVQPAHDGIVRLCAAAGRPDLVGRLTAGLGNHAEVDVVADLWAVSRDRISLDEFLARHGYHGHDEGEIASRVWRENPHPVEQLLDQYRDRDESPAQVVRTRAVERSAAEAELMAALPRWQHGPAQGLLHVAARVIPLRGVGKVSFLRVLDVARAAARRNGELLAAAGHLDDPDDVFLLTAEEMFVDRPRQDLVAERRRQRAEHLAVTLPTGWRGRPTPIPVADLMVATGTMLEGIGVSPGVVEARARVVLDAADLDFEPGEILVAPYTDPSWGPLMFTAAALVVDIGGELSHAAVVARELGVPCVMGTGSGTRRLRTGDLLRVDGGAGTVEVVGVAP, from the coding sequence GTGATCGACCCGCTCGACGGCGACTGGGACCCGACGGCGTACTGGTCGACCTCCAACGTCGGGGAGGCCGTGCCCGGGGTACTCACACCGTTGAACTGGTCGTTGTGGAAGCGTGGCGGCGAGGCCGGGCTCCGGGCCGCGCTGGTCGCGGTCGGGGCCCTGGAGCGCCGCCACGGCCGCGTCCCGCTCCGGGACCGCAACCGCGTCATGGGGTTGTTCCACGGGCGACTCGCGGCCAACGTCGACTTCATGGGTCGGATGGGGGACCGGCTGCCCGCCACGAGCGGTGCCGCGATCGCCGAGCAACTGCTCGGCCGCCTGCCCGAGGACTTCGTCTCCCGTCCGACGTCACGTCGGCTGCCGGCCATCGCGGCCGCGTACCCACGAGCCGCCGCGGCGGCTCCGAAGGAGGTGCGGCGCGTCCACGACGCCACCGGGCCCTGGTGGAGTTCGCACATCGCCCGCGCCCCGCGGCTGAACCGCGACGAGGCCCGCGCCCTGTGGCGGCTGGCCGCCGATCGCTTCGTCGTCGCGATGTCGACGCACATCACGTGCGTGTTCGCGACGGTGCAGCCGGCCCACGACGGCATCGTCCGGTTGTGCGCCGCCGCCGGGCGTCCCGACCTGGTCGGGCGGCTCACCGCCGGGCTCGGCAATCACGCGGAGGTGGACGTGGTCGCCGATCTGTGGGCGGTGTCCCGCGACCGGATCAGCCTCGACGAGTTCCTCGCCCGGCACGGGTACCACGGCCACGACGAGGGCGAGATCGCCAGCCGGGTCTGGCGGGAGAACCCGCACCCGGTCGAGCAGCTCCTCGATCAGTACCGGGACCGCGACGAGAGCCCGGCGCAGGTGGTGCGCACCCGGGCGGTCGAGCGCAGCGCGGCCGAGGCCGAACTGATGGCGGCGCTGCCGCGCTGGCAGCACGGGCCGGCGCAGGGGCTCCTGCACGTCGCCGCACGCGTCATCCCGCTGCGCGGGGTAGGCAAGGTCTCGTTCCTGCGGGTGCTCGACGTGGCCCGGGCGGCGGCGCGGCGCAACGGCGAACTGCTCGCCGCGGCCGGGCACCTCGACGACCCGGACGACGTCTTCCTGCTGACCGCCGAGGAGATGTTCGTCGACCGGCCACGCCAGGACCTCGTCGCGGAACGCCGCCGCCAACGGGCGGAGCATCTCGCCGTCACGTTGCCGACGGGTTGGCGAGGTCGTCCGACGCCGATCCCGGTGGCCGATCTGATGGTCGCGACGGGGACGATGCTGGAGGGCATCGGGGTGAGTCCGGGGGTCGTGGAGGCGCGGGCCCGCGTGGTCCTCGACGCCGCCGACCTGGACTTCGAGCCCGGCGAGATCCTCGTCGCGCCCTACACCGATCCCAGCTGGGGTCCGTTGATGTTCACCGCGGCCGCGCTCGTGGTCGACATCGGCGGCGAGCTGAGCCACGCCGCCGTGGTCGCCCGCGAGCTCGGGGTCCCGTGCGTCATGGGCACCGGCAGCGGAACCCGCCGGCTGCGCACGGGCGACCTGCTCCGGGTCGACGGTGGGGCGGGCACCGTCGAGGTGGTCGGGGTGGCCCCGTGA
- a CDS encoding Lrp/AsnC family transcriptional regulator, whose product MEALDRQLIDLLCADGRMSYTDLGKHTGLSTSAVHQRVRRLEQRGILRGYTAVVDHEALGLPLTAFISIKPIDPSRPDDSPEALADIREIEACHSVAGDENYILKVRVGKPSDLEALLAEIRSKANVATRTTIVLSTPYEGRPPSTGAPSGSTA is encoded by the coding sequence ATGGAGGCACTGGATCGTCAGCTGATCGACCTGCTGTGCGCCGACGGTCGGATGAGCTACACCGACCTCGGCAAGCACACCGGGTTGTCGACCTCGGCGGTGCACCAGCGGGTGCGCCGACTCGAGCAGCGCGGCATTCTCCGCGGCTACACCGCGGTCGTCGACCACGAGGCGCTCGGACTGCCGCTGACCGCGTTCATCTCGATCAAGCCGATCGACCCGAGCCGCCCCGACGACTCGCCCGAGGCACTGGCCGACATCCGGGAGATCGAGGCCTGCCACAGCGTCGCCGGCGACGAGAACTACATCCTCAAGGTCCGGGTGGGGAAGCCTTCCGACCTGGAAGCGCTGCTCGCCGAGATCCGTAGCAAGGCGAACGTCGCGACCCGCACCACGATCGTGCTCTCGACCCCGTACGAGGGCCGGCCGCCGAGCACGGGCGCACCCTCGGGGTCGACTGCGTGA
- a CDS encoding M24 family metallopeptidase — protein MGSDLFTARLKRAQAATAEAGLDALLITPGPDLRYLTGYVAKPLERLTCLVLPADADPVLIVPFLERAAAEAAGVGELGLEIADWQETDDPIALVRQLLPASAKVYGLDDHMWAEKVLRLRAGIPGVEQALAGGVLRELRIRKTPEEVQALREAGAAIDRVHARIAEWLRPGRTEAEVGRDIGDAIVAEGHVRADFIIVGSGPNGASPHHDVSDRVIAPGDPVVVDIGGTTEAGYCSDETRTYAVGEPDAEFRRYYEILLEAQMAACDAVRPGVECQEIDRVARRVITDAGYGEYFIHRTGHGIGMEGHEHPYIVEGNTEVLEPGMAFSIEPGIYLPGRHGARIEDIVVCTDSGGERVNLTPRELIVLPD, from the coding sequence ATGGGAAGCGACCTCTTCACAGCCCGGCTCAAGCGGGCGCAGGCGGCGACGGCCGAGGCCGGGCTCGACGCGCTGCTGATTACCCCCGGGCCGGACCTGCGGTACCTCACCGGCTACGTGGCGAAGCCGCTGGAGCGGCTGACCTGCCTGGTCCTGCCGGCCGACGCCGACCCCGTCCTGATCGTCCCGTTCCTGGAGCGGGCGGCGGCCGAGGCGGCCGGCGTGGGGGAGCTCGGGCTGGAGATCGCGGACTGGCAGGAGACCGACGACCCGATCGCGCTGGTGCGGCAGCTGCTGCCGGCCTCGGCGAAGGTCTATGGCCTCGACGACCACATGTGGGCGGAGAAGGTGCTCCGGCTGCGCGCCGGGATCCCCGGCGTCGAGCAGGCGCTGGCCGGCGGTGTGCTGCGCGAGCTGCGCATCCGCAAGACGCCCGAGGAGGTCCAGGCGCTGCGTGAGGCCGGGGCCGCGATCGACCGCGTCCATGCCCGCATCGCCGAGTGGCTGCGGCCCGGGCGGACCGAGGCCGAGGTCGGGCGGGACATCGGCGACGCGATCGTCGCCGAGGGCCACGTCCGCGCGGACTTCATCATCGTCGGGTCCGGCCCGAACGGCGCGAGCCCGCACCACGACGTCTCCGACCGCGTCATCGCGCCGGGCGACCCCGTCGTCGTCGACATCGGCGGCACCACCGAGGCCGGCTACTGCTCGGACGAGACCCGTACCTACGCGGTGGGGGAGCCGGACGCGGAGTTCCGGCGCTACTACGAGATCCTCCTCGAAGCGCAGATGGCCGCGTGCGACGCGGTGCGGCCGGGCGTCGAGTGCCAGGAGATCGACCGCGTCGCCCGCCGGGTCATCACCGACGCCGGCTACGGCGAGTACTTCATCCACCGCACGGGCCACGGCATCGGCATGGAGGGTCACGAACACCCCTACATCGTCGAGGGGAACACCGAGGTCCTCGAGCCGGGCATGGCGTTCTCGATCGAGCCGGGGATCTACCTCCCCGGCCGTCACGGCGCGCGCATCGAGGACATCGTGGTGTGCACCGACTCCGGCGGCGAACGGGTGAATCTGACGCCCCGTGAGCTCATCGTCCTCCCGGACTGA